One stretch of Candidatus Kerfeldbacteria bacterium DNA includes these proteins:
- a CDS encoding SocA family protein: MYYLDFIYFRDHKKSVTGDVYIHQGYGPVPSRVDEILAGLKNEGAIDTEAVSNNDAEMINFSLKDDSKFDETVFSSDQKKLLKQICDEFGNWPTEKIVAQTHLEAPWFYSKPYEVVDYAYARDVDFFK; encoded by the coding sequence TTGTATTATCTTGATTTTATATATTTTCGCGATCACAAAAAATCTGTTACGGGCGATGTGTATATTCATCAAGGGTACGGTCCCGTGCCTTCCCGCGTAGACGAAATACTTGCGGGGCTCAAAAATGAAGGTGCAATTGATACCGAAGCGGTTTCCAACAATGATGCGGAGATGATTAATTTTTCACTGAAAGATGATTCTAAATTTGATGAAACCGTTTTCAGCTCTGATCAAAAAAAACTTCTTAAGCAAATCTGTGACGAGTTCGGGAATTGGCCGACCGAAAAAATCGTTGCCCAGACACACCTTGAGGCCCCTTGGTTTTATTCAAAACCATACGAAGTCGTTGACTACGCCTATGCGCGTGATGTTGATTTCTTCAAATAA
- a CDS encoding Hsp70 family protein, whose product MVKSVVVGRPAEFSEVPEREQVATERLIAAVKEAGFTNIRLQLEPIAAEETLERDQVVLVADFGGGTTDFTIMTLSPERRNLLDRKSDVLANGGVYVGGDRFDSQIMDHKLFKHFGEGTTFSPTGKILPFPVHLLSKLRKWQLIPFLKDSHTRQIIRELLQTSSDVESICRLRTLIEENLGFALFRSIEKAKIGLSERDLEEIWFEESDISIREVITRAEFNIIIGEEVREFDKCVNRVMERAGITLSDIEAVFVTGGTSLVPRVHDFLSEKFGHNKIRAGDTFTSVVAGLAIS is encoded by the coding sequence GTGGTGAAGTCGGTGGTGGTCGGGAGACCAGCCGAATTCTCGGAAGTGCCCGAGCGAGAGCAAGTTGCTACGGAACGGCTCATAGCCGCGGTCAAAGAGGCTGGATTCACTAATATCCGCCTGCAGCTTGAACCTATAGCCGCCGAAGAAACTCTCGAAAGGGACCAGGTTGTGCTGGTTGCCGACTTCGGGGGAGGTACGACGGATTTCACGATCATGACGCTCTCTCCGGAACGCAGGAACCTGCTCGACCGTAAATCAGACGTCCTCGCCAACGGGGGCGTGTATGTTGGCGGCGACCGCTTCGATTCGCAGATTATGGACCATAAGCTGTTCAAGCACTTCGGGGAGGGAACGACCTTTTCGCCAACCGGGAAAATACTTCCCTTTCCGGTTCACCTCCTCTCCAAGCTACGGAAATGGCAGCTCATCCCGTTTCTCAAGGATAGCCACACACGCCAGATCATCCGCGAGCTACTACAGACCTCCAGCGACGTCGAATCCATCTGCAGACTCCGAACCCTCATTGAGGAGAACCTCGGTTTTGCCCTTTTTCGCTCTATCGAAAAAGCCAAGATCGGCCTCTCTGAGCGGGATCTCGAGGAGATATGGTTCGAAGAGTCCGATATCTCGATCCGCGAGGTTATCACCAGGGCAGAATTCAACATCATCATAGGAGAAGAGGTTCGGGAATTCGACAAGTGCGTCAACCGGGTCATGGAGCGCGCCGGCATCACACTCTCGGACATCGAGGCCGTGTTCGTGACTGGCGGGACATCGCTTGTCCCCCGGGTACACGACTTTCTTAGCGAAAAATTCGGCCACAACAAGATCCGTGCGGGCGACACCTTCACGAGCGTTGTCGCCGGACTGGCCATCAGCTAG
- a CDS encoding DUF4325 domain-containing protein, with protein MKVKLEKFGTTLISRELGSEAFKAFQSTLLELPPNEELEIDFSGVLTLSPSWADEFLSPLLERLGGRLVLLPSDNLSVQATLKILQEANKRWFKFR; from the coding sequence ATGAAAGTAAAATTAGAAAAATTCGGCACCACGCTTATATCCCGTGAATTAGGCAGCGAGGCGTTCAAGGCGTTCCAGTCTACACTTTTAGAGTTGCCGCCAAACGAAGAGTTGGAAATTGATTTTTCCGGCGTATTAACATTATCGCCCTCATGGGCGGATGAATTTTTAAGCCCTCTCCTCGAGCGACTGGGTGGGCGGTTGGTATTATTGCCCTCTGATAATCTCTCGGTGCAAGCAACCCTAAAGATTCTGCAGGAGGCAAATAAGCGCTGGTTTAAGTTTAGGTAA
- a CDS encoding MerR family transcriptional regulator: MDEKLLKISEAAKILGVSIDTLRRWDESGKLTAIKKEGGTHRFYREKDIEIFASDLFKFASDWISQGAEFPGTFYCPTSSMFQGRLVKMERLLMAKPGFEKLYSLIVLVAGEIGDNSFAHNLGKWPDTPGIFFGYDIQKGIIVLADRGLGILETLRRVRPDLSTHVKAVEVAFTEFLSGRAPEKRGNGLKLVREVVLANPIDLFFTSGDAEVYLKGDDKSFRVTRGPNVVRGCMAKINF; the protein is encoded by the coding sequence ATGGATGAGAAACTGCTCAAAATTAGCGAGGCCGCCAAGATTTTAGGCGTTTCTATAGATACGCTTCGTCGCTGGGATGAAAGCGGGAAGTTAACTGCGATTAAAAAGGAAGGTGGTACGCATCGTTTTTACCGAGAAAAAGATATAGAGATTTTTGCAAGCGATCTTTTTAAGTTTGCGTCTGATTGGATTAGTCAGGGGGCCGAATTCCCCGGCACTTTTTACTGTCCCACGAGCTCCATGTTTCAAGGAAGATTAGTAAAAATGGAGCGCCTGCTTATGGCAAAGCCGGGTTTTGAAAAATTATACTCTTTGATTGTTCTGGTTGCCGGAGAAATTGGGGACAACTCATTCGCTCACAATTTAGGGAAATGGCCGGATACGCCGGGGATATTTTTTGGCTACGACATCCAAAAAGGCATTATTGTTCTTGCAGATCGGGGCTTAGGTATTTTAGAAACACTGCGCCGCGTTCGTCCGGATTTATCTACGCATGTGAAGGCGGTTGAAGTGGCGTTTACAGAATTTTTATCCGGCCGCGCGCCGGAAAAACGCGGCAATGGTCTGAAATTGGTTCGGGAAGTGGTTCTTGCCAATCCGATAGACCTATTTTTTACCAGCGGCGATGCGGAAGTATATCTAAAGGGCGACGATAAATCTTTTCGGGTTACTCGCGGTCCAAATGTAGTTCGCGGCTGTATGGCAAAAATTAATTTTTAA
- a CDS encoding NUDIX hydrolase: MTDQIQRITTKGIFAKDGKVLFLQDPRGSWELPGGKIIFQEAPEETLEREIREELNINSFSIGDIVSAWTFVVSRDGNDCQFIVLVYACTAVDEISSHSEEHISKGWFSLEEIEKMDVRDGYKNALRKYFSRLKT; the protein is encoded by the coding sequence ATGACAGATCAGATCCAAAGAATCACCACAAAGGGGATTTTCGCAAAAGACGGGAAAGTATTGTTCCTGCAAGATCCCAGGGGATCTTGGGAATTGCCCGGCGGAAAGATTATTTTTCAGGAGGCTCCAGAAGAAACGCTGGAGCGGGAAATACGAGAAGAGTTGAACATTAATAGTTTCTCGATTGGCGATATTGTTAGTGCTTGGACGTTCGTTGTCTCAAGGGATGGGAATGATTGCCAGTTTATTGTTCTAGTTTATGCCTGCACGGCCGTTGATGAAATATCATCGCACAGTGAAGAACATATCAGTAAGGGGTGGTTCTCGCTGGAGGAGATAGAAAAGATGGATGTTCGAGATGGGTACAAAAACGCTCTGCGCAAATACTTTTCGCGCCTAAAAACCTAA